Below is a window of Saccopteryx bilineata isolate mSacBil1 chromosome 11, mSacBil1_pri_phased_curated, whole genome shotgun sequence DNA.
GTGTTCGTAGTGCATttattcaacctttttttttctttttgagacagagagagagtcagagagaaggataacaggtgtaaagccagtggccaggaccaccatcacaacagcctggcccatgcaggttcgcaccggattcggacagtcggtaaagaaacaacggagccaaaaactggagtgggcaagaaaaaacacacactgggctccaaaacccactcattcagtgctcacaaagctactgacttatccaagtttcctagaatcaaaggtttctagctcaccagacttagtcacctctgttccccatctccttccttctccctgcacaaactctgcacaaactggcttctctctcagcactgcaccatcttggctgcttctcctgacctcctccatgtggcctttctctgctctcctctctactgctaatctcaggaactgagagagcaagctcccgttctgcccccattttatagtgtagaaatcaaaacctttaatccaatatacaaaatagggacgtttctaacacaaagtcacttatgtgaggcatgatgggattgtaccaccccacagcaaaaagggtgggaaaggcttagtcctaaacaagccccaggctacaaggatcctgcctgcccacagcccgcccccaacacacattaatatcacctgggcggcaacttccacgtgggcagcgccatctttaacaagtgagcataatatattttatctgcccaacaatagggacagacagacaggaatggagagagatgatgctgggcagataaaatgtattatgctcactttgttaaagatgacgccgcccacgtggaggccgtcacccaggtgatattaatgtgtgttgagaatccttgtagcctggggcttggttttggaattaagcctttcccaccctttttgatgtggggtggtacaatccaaacatgcctcagagaagtgactctactagagacttccctattttgtatattggattagaggttgtgaggctacaatataaaatgggggcagagcgggagcttgtgctctcttggttcctgagattatcattagaagagagagcagaggagagcagagaaaggccacgtggaggaggccaggagaagcagccaagatggtggagtgctgagtgagatgccagtttgtgcagagtttgtatctgggataaggaaggagatggggaactgaggagaataaggctggtgagctagaaacctttgattctaagaaactcggataagtcagtggctttgtgagcactgaatgtgattgggttttggagcccagtgtgtattttttacttgcccgccgggtgcaagctaggattaaagactatggcccaccagtttgtggctccattgtttctctaccgactgtccgaatccaatgcgaacctgcatgggccaggcggctgctctgatggtggtccTGGCTGTGACTGCTGGCcttacagatgagaagcatcaatcatcagtttttcgttgcaacacctcagttgttcattggttgctttttcatgtgtgccttgacggtgggccttcagcagaccgagtaactccttactcaagtcagcgaccttgggtccaagctggtgagcttttgctcaaaccagataagcccgcgctaaagctggcaacctcagggtcttgaacctgggtcctccgcatcccagtcgtacactctgcctggtcaggccattcaaccttttaaaaatgtttgccttTAGGTTTATTACCCTAGTTGAATGACCTCAAGCAAACCACTTAACTGCTCTGTGCATTGTTCATCCGGCCATTCATTCATCAGCCATTTCTAAAGCCGTGTGCTAGTACACAATAGAGAGAGGGCCCCGCCGTCTGGGCGCTCCCAGTCTCAAGGGGCAGACCCACCAGGAATCTGTGCTATAAGAGAAGTAAACTCAAGATGCAGAGAGAGGAATGCACGGAGACTTCTAACCCAGGCTAAGAAAACCAGGAAAGCGTTCTTGGAGGAGCTGCCAATGGAGATGAGTCTTGAAATAGCAGTTAATAAAGGGAACAGCATCTGCAGTGAGGGAACAGTACATGAAAAACATGAGGGCAGAGACACCAGAAAGAGATGGGGGCCTGAAGCTGTGTCTCCATGGATGGTACCTGAGATGGTCACTTCACCAGATTAGACCTGGCTTCCCCCCTTGACCTGCTTTCTTCAACAATTGGTATAAGATTAAGTATGATAACGAATAGGAAAGTATACAGATCTTTAGCTCTTTAGAAACCAGAAGAATTGAAGTGGGAGCCTGACAGGACGGACCCCACCCCTGCTGCTGGAAAGGTGGTGATGGGAGAAGGGACCCAtagttcctttctctccctcttgtcaGCGTAAATCAGACTGAGCGGCAGTAAACACAACCCTGTGTGCTGGCACTTGACAGCCAAGGAGACACTGTTATAATGATTTATTCTGAATGCTTTATTGAGCCCCTGTGCCAGGGGCTCCACCAGGGGCAGAGAACCCAATGATGAACAGGAGAGACACACTTCTGCCCCATGGAGCACAAAGTGGGAGGTTTCAGACAAGTAAACAGGTGGTTTCCACAATCACACCCACCCTTCACTACAGCATGCCAGGAAGCCAGGGCTGAGACTCCGTTTCCTGATTTATAAACCGGGAAACAGAGAAGAGTGGTGACTCTCTTAAAGTCACAGCTCGAtcacggtggtgcagtgggaagaTTCCAGGCCTCGGAATCCAAGCCACACTAAAGTCCCACCCTAACTCCAAGCCTTTGTCTTTCCACAGAGACAAACATTATGCCAACCCCTGGAACCAGAGTTAAAATAAAGGAAGCCAACCAAGAATGAAGACCTCAGCGGGTGAGAGGGAGATGACGGAGCAGTGGCCCTCACTGGCCAACTGGACGCACAACAGCAGCAGagatggagagaatggacaactgGACTCAGAAGTCTCTAGCCCTGACTCCAGGAGGGCCTTCATTATTCACAGTAAATCCTTCCACTGACTCCAGTCCTCCCATACAGCTTGCCTCAGACTTTCTCAGACATTCATCTGTTCTGAAGGAAGAGAATGCATTCGTGGGTTCCCTTTGTCATCCTGGCTCCTTCCCTTGGCCCCATCTGCTTCCTCACACCTGGAAGtaaggagacagagaggacaaaACAAGCCTGTGGAGAGGGTGCTGCTGCTCTGAATGCCCTATATTGAAATCTCTCCAAACATGGCTGCGGGGGCTGTGGAGAAAGGTCACCAAAGCCTCTGATGAAATGCAAACAGCTGTGGGTGGGGCTTTAACTGTACTGGCTGGAGGAGACCGGCAAGTAATCCGGCCTCTCATCAGGCAGAGCCAGATGTTGGGGCTGTTGGAGGGGGCCAGCTGGGGAGCAGAAATGACAGGAGATTAGCAACCTCTTTCCAGGAGTGAGAGGCACACATTCTCAGTGCAGTAGGAAGATTCCAGGCCTCGGGCAGGGGAGTGACTTTGGGTACCCTCTGCCCAGACAGCCAGAGTCCTGGCTTGAGAAGCTCGATaacctattcatttattcacccacTGGCCAATGTTTACTGAGCGCTGACCATGAGCCAGGCACTGCACTCGGTTCTAGGAAACGAGATCAATGAGACACAGTCTTTGTAATCAAGGGCCGTACAGtttaggaggggagacagacaggttAACTGATGAGTGGACGAAATGTTGTAAATCTCTGCACAGTGCGGGCACATGGGGCCAGTGGCCAATTCTGCTTGGGGATGTCTGAAAAGATTTTATGGTGGGAGGGTTCGTCTTGAAAGATGAGGAGGGTTTGCtaggcagagagggaggaaaggtgtCGCAACGTTAATATCAACAACATTCCCTGGGTGTGTGAACATGTCAGACAGGACTCTAAGAGTTTTCTTTACATACGGAATCTTCCAGTTAGTGCTCACAGTGGCTGTATGAGGTGGGTGTATTGTTTTCCCCATCTTACAAATGAGGCCTACTGTGGTTATGAAACATGCCCAATGTGATTTGAGGATCTGAGGTGGTTTAGTGGGACTGGACTCACTGAAATTTGGAGGTGGGATGTGACTTAGATGATGAGGCCAGAGAGGTGGGCTGAAGCTGAATTGGAGGCAGCAAGGCAAGGAGGCCAATTAGGAGGACATTTCAGTGGTCCAGGTGAGACATCATGCACTGATGACTAAGTTGGTGACATTAGCAACAGAGAAAACCTCAACACCAGGAGACAAAAATGGGCAGGAATTTCTGGCCacccaaaggagaaaaaaatatgcttTGTAGAGTCACACAGATCTGAATGCGGGTCCTAGTCTGTCACTGACCAGCCTTGGGCAAACTGCCCTTTCAGAATCTCTCCATCTATAAAACGGAGGTAATAATGTGAACCATGAGCCTGCTGGCGTCTAATCACTCTAGTCTCTAGaccatatttttcacttaactgtgagctccttgagggcacATAGTCTTCTGTGTACCGCCAGCACCTAGCACTGTGCCTGAAACACAGTAAGTACATTggaagcattcatttaaaaacaaacagctggctcagcagtagagcgtcggcctggcgtgcaggagtcccgggttcgattcccggccagggcacacaggagaagcgcccatctgcttctccactcctcctcctctccttcctctctgtctctctcttcccctcccacaaccaaggctccattggagcaaagttggcccaggtgctgaggatggctccatggcctctgtctcaggtgctagaatggctctggctgcagtggagcaacgccccagatgggcaaagcatcgccccctggtgggcatgctgggtggttgggagcatgcgggagtctgtctctctacctcccacttctcacttcagaaaaatacaaaaaaaaaaaaaaaaaaagtgaaccagAATCTAACTGTTTTGGTTTGTGTAATCCTAGAAGGACCTCCTGAGACTAGTATTTACTTTAAGTGGTGTATTTGGGAGATGACCCCAGAAAACCCCACTGGGGGATGGAAGAGTGAAACAAGCACACTGTGGGCAATGCAGCCCCACCTCACTGGAGAACACAGGCAGTGCAGGACAAATGTCAGAGACTCCCCAACTgaggcaggaggaggcagagccTTCCCCACTGACTCCTGGTCCACTGGTTGAGGGTTGCCTCTGTGATTCTTCTACATTCTGACTTGCCCAGAGCCCAGGTAAGCAGGCTTCACAGTGAGACAAAAAGTCCTTAGGCAGAAAGACCCCAACCTTGGCATGCGGAAATGAATGCCCAGGGcaacagagaagcatcaacagtGTCTCCACATTAACCATCACTCCAGTCTACATACCAGTTTTCAGTAGAATAATGCATTAAATCTTACCATGAGAATACAATCGGTCAAATGCAGAATGTGAAATGACTGTTTCTTCCACAAATTaatggcttgagaaaaaaatagtGGGGGTATTATAGATTAAAACAGACTTAAGAGATGTATCAACCAAATGCAGTATGTAAACTTTGGATCCTCATTAGCATAAAAGAGCTGTGAAAAGACAATTAAAAGTATAATCAGAATAAATTGAACATGGACTGAATAAAAGATAGCATGAAGAAATTACTGTTAATTTAGTTGAGTGTGATTATGCTGTTGtggcaatgttattttttaaagtccttaCCTATTAGAGATTTTACAAAACAGATGAAGCAAATATGGCAAAAGGTTAACAGCTAATTAACCCAGGTGATGAGTGTACAGGAATTCATTATACTCTTCTGCCTGCCTTTCTGCCTGTTTGAAACCTTGTAAGAGAAGAGCagaagtgagggaggaggggaTCTCAGACTACCCGGGTTTGAGTCCTGACTGCTGCTTTCTAACTGAGGAAACTTGAACGAGTTACTTAAATTCTGCCCGTTTCTTCACTTGCAAATTAAGTTAGCAACAGTCTTTAAATCCTAACATTGgggtaaggattaaatgagttaatatcagTGAAGTGCTTCAAACAgcgctcagtaaatattagctattattaggcCATCCAGAGCAAATTCCAGTGTGTGATGTGTAGAGAATGCTGGCCTCTGGACCAGTCACATCTGGCTGGATCCGTGTGGTTCTGCAGGGACGAGGCAGCTCTCTCTAAAGTGTGTGTTTGGGAGCAGAGAGGAAGCAGTGTTCAGGCAACGGTAATCCCAAGAGAAGGGAAGTCTCCTACTGGACAAACAAAACTTTTGAAAGGGACGTGTGATTTCCTAGTGCATTTCATGACCAGGGAGTGCAGTATGGGAGGCAGAGTGACGCAAATCCCCAAGGTTACAGAGTGTCCCTGGGAGAACACCGGATAGGGGTGGGGACGGACAGTCGCTGATATTTCTCTCATTCCAGCTGCCGCAGGGGACCCACGGGTCTGGAACAGGAAGCATGAGGTGTGTACTCAATAAGGAGGCCCTGCCCGAGACAGAGTGTCCATTAGTGAGACTCACTGTACATCTAGTGACTCTCATTCTGGAAAGAGGACTGATGTGCAAATTCCAAAGAGCTGTTTCAAAGCGCTGAAGTTGTATCTTTCCGCCTCAAGTCAAGCCTCTGAAACCAAAGGCAGCATTAATGCCCCACCCTGGAGAAGGGGTTTCTGTTTAGTTCCTCTCAGCGGCCTAAAGACACTTAGCCACAGAGAGCGCGAGCAGCATCTGCAGCGGCTCTAGAGTGCCCGGGCTCCGCCCCCTCCCGCGGAGCCTGGCAGATGGAAACCCCTATGGGCTCGCCCCTCCTGGATGGAGTGTTGTGTTTGCTAAGTTCTGGGGACAATAACACACCCCAAACGGCCTTCTGGGCCCCCCGGGAGAATTTTCAGGCGAGGAAACAACTGCTGCTTCCTCCTACCCTCTACCCAACTgacccttttctgtctgtcctggACTTGAGCGCCCTCTGGGTGACTACACCATCCCAGGAGCTTGGTAATGGGTGCAGAGGGCAATGTGGGACAGTGTGGGACCAATGGAAAGAACTCTGAATTTGCAGTTGGAGAACTGGTTTCAAGTCCTAGTTCTGCCTGGTACTTGCTTATTTATTCatgtgttcatttattcatttccccTGGGGAAGtcagttaacctctctgagcctctatttccttatttgtaaaatgggaataataataaaactttgacCCATGGCTGTTGAGAGATCAAGTGAGATAATGGGTAAAAACAGGAACTCTTTTCAAAATTCAATTTCATGCCGAGCCCCAATACTTAAACCGATTAATGTTTATATGAATAACTGTATTCACTGATATAGTTTACATAAATTTATAATTGTATAATTTATAAGAATCCATGTGTTTTCTAAGTTACGATTTATAATATTAACTTATCCAGGGCAGTACCTTTGTAATAATCAAGGGGCTGCTTTGATGAATATAAGAAAACTGAATGGTGGAATTCGTGTATTTTGCAAGATTGAAGCCATGGCAGGTCCAGAAGCTGATGCTCAATTCCAATTCACTGgtatcaaaaaatatttcaactcTTACACTCTCACAGGTAGAATGAATTGTGTACTGGCCACATATGGAGGCATTGCTTTGCTGGTTTTATACTTCAAGTTAAGGTCTAAAAAAACCCCAGCTGTGAAAGCGACATAAAAAAGATTCTAACTGTACTTCATCTGTTAATTTCCCATGCCTGGAGAAGCTAATGTCAACTCATCATGTGATACTCAATTTGTACAATAAATTAtgaacctggaaaaaaaaaaaaaaaagaaaactgaaaatgaaatgCTGGAGGATAGTTTCAGACTTGGGTTCCCTGTTTCTTTCTCCGCTGTATTTTAGTTACACGAATCAAAAATCCTGAGTCACATAAGTCAGTAGTTATAAATAGCAGCAGGGTTTTAAACCCTGTAATCTTAGGATCCTCTTAATACTCTTAATTCCAGAAGCTTCAAAGAATAGTGGGGATTTCCCCTCAAAATGAGTCAATACGCCACTTTCCCAAAGCAGCTCAAATTCCTTATTTTAACGTTGAAGTCAAACAAGTTAGCCCTCACTGACAATAAATACTAACCATCTGGAAAGACAGTGTCATCACAACACATCAGGTGTTAATTTGTCATTGTACAGCAATAGTTACGAGAAAAGAAcatgctcaaaacagatgagccttgTCTGGCATTTCAGCTTTCTGAGCCTGCTCTGTTGTGTGCTCACCAGCCAGCATGGCGGGTCCTCCACTGAGGTTGTTCTGTTCAATAGGGATTTGTTAGAACATTGATCATATGCCCTAGGACCTTAACTCCCGCTTGtgtcaattagcctatggtaaaattagtTTCATTAGTCATTTACTTAAAGTCACAGACCCTACTGAGGATATTAAGTGAGGAATCACTGTACAATGACAAGCAGACACAGGCAGacctggattttttaaaataacagaggtactggcctaacctgt
It encodes the following:
- the LOC136315355 gene encoding ATP synthase membrane subunit K, mitochondrial, whose protein sequence is MAGPEADAQFQFTGIKKYFNSYTLTGRMNCVLATYGGIALLVLYFKLRSKKTPAVKAT